In Halorhabdus tiamatea SARL4B, a genomic segment contains:
- the pstB gene encoding phosphate ABC transporter ATP-binding protein PstB has translation MSEHDSPTIATTVQTSETESTDRPTVTTGHPVIESRDLSVYYGDEQALQSVSLGIPNQQVTAIIGPSGCGKSTFLRSINRMNDLVDTATIDGELSLEGTNVYGDDVDPVALRRKIGMVFQHPNPFPKSIYDNVAYGLRIQDETENLDEKVETALKRAALFEEVEDQLDESALDLSGGQQQRLCIARAIAVDPEVLLMDEPASALDPIATSKIEDLIEELAEEYTVVIVTHNMQQAARISDTTAVFLTGGELVEYDDTEKIFENPEHQRVEDYITGKFG, from the coding sequence ATGAGTGAACACGATTCGCCGACGATTGCAACGACGGTCCAGACGTCCGAGACGGAATCGACTGATCGACCCACGGTGACGACGGGTCATCCGGTCATCGAATCCCGTGATCTGAGCGTCTATTACGGCGACGAACAGGCACTCCAGAGTGTGAGCCTGGGGATCCCGAACCAACAGGTGACGGCGATCATCGGCCCCTCGGGCTGTGGGAAGTCCACCTTCCTCCGGTCGATCAACCGGATGAACGACCTCGTGGACACAGCGACGATAGACGGAGAACTATCCCTCGAAGGGACGAACGTCTACGGCGACGACGTCGACCCGGTCGCGCTGCGCCGGAAGATCGGGATGGTCTTCCAGCATCCCAATCCCTTCCCCAAGTCGATCTACGACAACGTCGCCTACGGCCTGCGCATCCAGGACGAGACCGAGAACCTGGACGAGAAGGTCGAGACGGCACTGAAACGGGCGGCGCTGTTCGAGGAGGTCGAGGACCAACTCGACGAATCGGCCCTGGACCTCTCGGGCGGCCAGCAACAGCGACTCTGTATTGCCCGCGCGATCGCGGTCGACCCGGAGGTCCTCCTGATGGACGAACCCGCGAGTGCGCTCGACCCGATCGCGACCTCGAAGATCGAGGACCTCATCGAGGAGCTCGCCGAGGAGTACACGGTCGTCATCGTCACTCACAACATGCAACAGGCCGCCCGGATCTCGGATACGACGGCTGTCTTCCTCACCGGCGGCGAACTCGTCGAGTACGACGACACCGAGAAGATCTTCGAGAACCCCGAGCACCAGCGCGTCGAGGACTACATCACCGGCAAGTTCGGGTGA